Proteins from a genomic interval of Salvelinus alpinus chromosome 7, SLU_Salpinus.1, whole genome shotgun sequence:
- the LOC139581945 gene encoding histidine-rich protein PFHRP-II-like, with the protein MYISVTSSPAHRSEDHQSEAHHSEAHHNETHQREAHPSEAHQSEAHPSEAHQSEAHPSETHQSEAHPTEAHQSEAHPSEAHPSETHPSEAHPSKAHRNETHQSEAHPSETHPSEAHPSETHPSETHSSETHQSEAHPSETHPSETHPSETHPSEAHPSEAHPSEAHPSEAHRSAHRSEAHRSETHPSETHPSEAHRSETHPSEAHRSEAHRSETHPSEAHRSETHPSETHPSEAHRSETHPSETHPSETHRSEAHRSETHRSEAHRSEAHRSEAHRSEAHPSEAHRSEAHRSETHPSEVHRSEAHRSEAHRSEAHRSETHPSEAHRSETHPSETHPSEAHPSEAHRSETHPSETHPSETHPSEAHPSETHPSEAHPSEAHPSEAHRSETHPSEAHPSETHPSEAHPSETHPSEAHPSEAHPSEAHRSETHPSETHPSETHPSEAHPSETHPSEAHPSETHPSEAHRSETHPSEAHRSETYWGPDGDPSNQGDLTEIIQPGDLTEIHPTRGPDGDPSNQGDLTEIHPTRGT; encoded by the exons ATGTACATCTCTGTTACCAGCAGCCCT GCCCATCGTAGCGAGGACCATCAGAGTGAGGCCCATCATAGCGAGGCCCATCATAATGAGACACATCAGCGTGAGGCCCATCCTAGCGAGGCCCATCAGAGTGAGGCCCATCCTAGCGAGGCCCATCAGAGTGAGGCCCATCCTAGCGAGACCCATCAGAGTGAGGCCCATCCTACAGAGGCCCATCAGAGTGAGGCACATCCTAGCGAGGCCCATCCTAGCGAGACCCATCCTAGCGAAGCCCATCCAAGCAAGGCCCATCGTAATGAGACCCATCAGAGTGAGGCCCATCCTAGCGAGACCCATCCTAGCGAGGCCCATCCTAGCGAGACCCATCCTAGCGAGACCCATTCTAGCGAGACCCATCAGAGTGAGGCCCATCCTAGCGAGACCCATCCTAGCGAGACCCATCCTAGCGAGACCCATCCTAGTGAGGCCCATCCTAGCGAGGCCCATCCTAGCGAGGCCCATCCTAGCGAGGCCCATCGTAGCGCCCATCGTAGCGAGGCCCATCGTAGTGAGACCCATCCTAGCGAGACCCATCCTAGCGAGGCCCATCGTAGCGAGACCCATCCTAGCGAGGCCCATCGTAGCGAGGCCCATCGTAGCGAGACCCATCCTAGCGAGGCCCATCGTAGCGAGACCCATCCTAGCGAGACCCATCCTAGCGAGGCCCATCGTAGCGAGACCCATCCTAGCGAGACCCATCCTAGCGAGACCCATCGTAGCGAGGCCCATCGTAGCGAGACCCATCGTAGCGAGGCCCATCGTAGCGAGGCCCATCGTAGCGAGGCCCATCGTAGCGAGGCCCATCCTAGCGAGGCCCATCGTAGCGAGGCCCATCGTAGCGAGACCCATCCTAGCGAGGTCCATCGTAGCGAGGCCCATCGTAGCGAGGCCCATCGTAGCGAGGCCCATCGTAGCGAGACCCATCCTAGCGAGGCCCATCGTAGCGAGACCCATCCTAGCGAGACCCATCCTAGCGAGGCCCATCCTAGCGAGGCCCATCGTAGCGAGACCCATCCTAGCGAGACCCATCCTAGCGAGACCCATCCAAGCGAGGCCCATCCTAGCGAGACCCATCCTAGCGAGGCCCATCCTAGCGAGGCCCATCCCAGCGAGGCCCATCGTAGCGAGACCCATCCTAGCGAGGCCCATCCTAGCGAGACCCATCCTAGCGAGGCCCATCCTAGCGAGACCCATCCTAGCGAGGCCCATCCTAGCGAGGCCCATCCTAGCGAGGCCCATCGTAGCGAGACCCATCCCAGCGAGACCCATCCTAGCGAGACCCATCCTAGCGAGGCCCATCCTAGCGAGACCCATCCTAGCGAGGCCCATCCTAGCGAGACCCATCCTAGCGAGGCCCATCGTAGCGAGACCCATCCTAGCGAGGCCCATCGTAGCGAGACCTATT